One genomic window of Corythoichthys intestinalis isolate RoL2023-P3 chromosome 18, ASM3026506v1, whole genome shotgun sequence includes the following:
- the LOC130907025 gene encoding V-type proton ATPase catalytic subunit A-like isoform X1, with product MRGTVKMDMSKLPKIQDAERESQFGYVHGVSGPVVTATAMAGAAMYELVRVGHSELVGEIIRLEGDMATIQVYEETSGVSVGDPVLRTGKPLSVELGPGVMGSIFDGIQRPLKDINDLTQSIYIPRGVNIGALNRDLKWEFTPSQSLRVGSHVTGGDIYGMVFENSLINHKLMLPPRSRGTVTYVAPPGNYDVSDVVLELDFEGIKEKFTMVQVWPVRQVRPVTEKLPANHPLLTGQRVLDALFPCVQGGTTAIPGAFGCGKTVISQSLSKYSNSDVIIYVGCGERGNEMSEVLRDFPELTMEVGGKVESIMKRTALVANTSNMPVAAREASIYTGITLSEYFRDMGYNVSMMADSTSRWAEALREISGRLAEMPADSGYPAYLGARLASFYERAGRVKCLGNPEREGSVSIVGAVSPPGGDFSDPVTSATLGIVQVFWGLDKKLAQRKHFPSVNWLISYSKYTRALDEYYDKHFPEFVPLRTKAKEILQEEEDLAEIVQLVGKASLAETDKITLEVAKLIKDDFLQQNGYTPYDRFCPFYKTVGILSNMIAFYDMSRHAVESTAQSDNKITWAMIREHLGEILYKISSMKFKDPVKDGEAKIKAEYAQLLEDMQNAFRTLEE from the exons GAGAGGCACTGTCAAGATGGATATGTCAAAGCTTCCAAAGATCCAGGATGCGGAGCGAGAAAGCCAGTTTGGATACGTCCATGGAGTTTCTGGACCAG TGGTGACAGCTACAGCAATGGCCGGAGCAGCCATGTATGAGCTGGTCCGTGTAGGCCATAGCGAGTTGGTTGGAGAGATCATTCGTTTAGAAGGAGACATGGCCACTATCCAGGTCTATGAGGAGACTT CTGGTGTGTCTGTGGGTGACCCTGTTTTACGCACAGGTAAACCTCTCTCTGTAGAGTTAGGACCAGGTGTCATGGGCTCCATCTTTGACGGCATTCAGCGACCACTCAAAGACATCAATGACCTCACGCAGAGCATCTACATCCCAAGAGGAGTAAACATTGGCGCTCTAAACAGAGATTTAAAATGGGAATTTACACCTAGCCAAAGTCTTCGG gttggCAGTCATGTTACAGGTGGCGACATTTACGGCATGGTGTTCGAGAACTCTTTAATCAATCATAAACTGATGCTTCCGCCTCGCAGCAGAGGCACCGTGACCTACGTGGCACCGCCTGGGAATTATGATGTCTCT GATGTTGTTCTGGAGCTGGACTTCGAAGGCATAAAGGAGAAATTTACAATGGTGCAGGTTTGGCCTGTGAGACAAGTACGCCCGGTCACAGAGAAATTGCCTGCCAATCATCCTCTCCTCACTGGTCAGAGAGTCCTGGATGCACTTTTCCC CTGCGTGCAGGGCGGCACCACAGCTATACCAGGTGCCTTTGGCTGTGGAAAAACCGTTATCTCCCAATCACTGTCCAAATACTCCAACAGTGATGTCATCATCTACGTCGGGTGCGGAGAGCGTGGGAATGAAATGTCTGAGGTGCTGCGAGATTTCCCTGAG CTCACAATGGAAGTTGGTGGCAAAGTTGAAAGCATCATGAAGAGAACGGCACTTGTTGCCAACACATCGAATATGCCAGTAGCTGCCAGAGAGGCTTCAATCTATACAG GAATTACACTCTCTGAATACTTCCGAGATATGGGTTACAACGTGAGCATGATGGCCGACTCTACCTCACGATGGGCTGAAGCTCTAAGAGAAATCTCTGGCCGATTGGCTGAAATGCCCGCCG ACAGCGGGTACCCAGCCTACCTTGGTGCTAGGCTCGCCTCTTTTTACGAACGAGCGGGACGCGTGAAGTGTCTGGGAAATCCCGAGAGAGAAGGCAGCGTCAGCATCGTTGGAGC TGTGTCGCCGCCTGGTGGCGATTTCTCAGACCCCGTCACGTCAGCCACATTGGGAATAGTTCAG GTGTTCTGGGGACTGGACAAAAAGTTGGCTCAGCGAAAACACTTCCCGTCTGTGAACTGGTTGATTAGTTACAGCAAGTACACAAGGGCACTAGATGAATACTACGATAAACACTTCCCGGAGTTCGTACCTCTTCGTACAAAAGCAAAGGAGATTCTCCAAGAAGAAGAGGATTTGGCTGAGATAGTGCAGCTTGTGGGAAAG GCTTCTCTGGCTGAGACCGACAAGATCACTCTGGAGGTGGCAAAACTCATTAAAGATGACTTCCTGCAGCAGAACGGCTACACACCTTACGACAG ATTCTGCCCCTTCTACAAAACGGTCGGCATCCTCTCAAACATGATCGCCTTTTACGACATGTCACGGCACGCCGTCGAGTCGACGGCTCAAAGCGACAACAAGATCACCTGGGCCATGATCAGGGAGCACCTAGGCGAGATCCTGTACAAAATCAGCTCGATGAAGTTTAAG GACCCAGTCAAAGATGGTGAAGCTAAAATAAAAGCAGAGTACGCCCAGCTGCTAGAGGACATGCAGAACGCGTTCCGGACCTTGGAGGAATGA
- the LOC130907025 gene encoding V-type proton ATPase catalytic subunit A-like isoform X2, giving the protein MDMSKLPKIQDAERESQFGYVHGVSGPVVTATAMAGAAMYELVRVGHSELVGEIIRLEGDMATIQVYEETSGVSVGDPVLRTGKPLSVELGPGVMGSIFDGIQRPLKDINDLTQSIYIPRGVNIGALNRDLKWEFTPSQSLRVGSHVTGGDIYGMVFENSLINHKLMLPPRSRGTVTYVAPPGNYDVSDVVLELDFEGIKEKFTMVQVWPVRQVRPVTEKLPANHPLLTGQRVLDALFPCVQGGTTAIPGAFGCGKTVISQSLSKYSNSDVIIYVGCGERGNEMSEVLRDFPELTMEVGGKVESIMKRTALVANTSNMPVAAREASIYTGITLSEYFRDMGYNVSMMADSTSRWAEALREISGRLAEMPADSGYPAYLGARLASFYERAGRVKCLGNPEREGSVSIVGAVSPPGGDFSDPVTSATLGIVQVFWGLDKKLAQRKHFPSVNWLISYSKYTRALDEYYDKHFPEFVPLRTKAKEILQEEEDLAEIVQLVGKASLAETDKITLEVAKLIKDDFLQQNGYTPYDRFCPFYKTVGILSNMIAFYDMSRHAVESTAQSDNKITWAMIREHLGEILYKISSMKFKDPVKDGEAKIKAEYAQLLEDMQNAFRTLEE; this is encoded by the exons ATGGATATGTCAAAGCTTCCAAAGATCCAGGATGCGGAGCGAGAAAGCCAGTTTGGATACGTCCATGGAGTTTCTGGACCAG TGGTGACAGCTACAGCAATGGCCGGAGCAGCCATGTATGAGCTGGTCCGTGTAGGCCATAGCGAGTTGGTTGGAGAGATCATTCGTTTAGAAGGAGACATGGCCACTATCCAGGTCTATGAGGAGACTT CTGGTGTGTCTGTGGGTGACCCTGTTTTACGCACAGGTAAACCTCTCTCTGTAGAGTTAGGACCAGGTGTCATGGGCTCCATCTTTGACGGCATTCAGCGACCACTCAAAGACATCAATGACCTCACGCAGAGCATCTACATCCCAAGAGGAGTAAACATTGGCGCTCTAAACAGAGATTTAAAATGGGAATTTACACCTAGCCAAAGTCTTCGG gttggCAGTCATGTTACAGGTGGCGACATTTACGGCATGGTGTTCGAGAACTCTTTAATCAATCATAAACTGATGCTTCCGCCTCGCAGCAGAGGCACCGTGACCTACGTGGCACCGCCTGGGAATTATGATGTCTCT GATGTTGTTCTGGAGCTGGACTTCGAAGGCATAAAGGAGAAATTTACAATGGTGCAGGTTTGGCCTGTGAGACAAGTACGCCCGGTCACAGAGAAATTGCCTGCCAATCATCCTCTCCTCACTGGTCAGAGAGTCCTGGATGCACTTTTCCC CTGCGTGCAGGGCGGCACCACAGCTATACCAGGTGCCTTTGGCTGTGGAAAAACCGTTATCTCCCAATCACTGTCCAAATACTCCAACAGTGATGTCATCATCTACGTCGGGTGCGGAGAGCGTGGGAATGAAATGTCTGAGGTGCTGCGAGATTTCCCTGAG CTCACAATGGAAGTTGGTGGCAAAGTTGAAAGCATCATGAAGAGAACGGCACTTGTTGCCAACACATCGAATATGCCAGTAGCTGCCAGAGAGGCTTCAATCTATACAG GAATTACACTCTCTGAATACTTCCGAGATATGGGTTACAACGTGAGCATGATGGCCGACTCTACCTCACGATGGGCTGAAGCTCTAAGAGAAATCTCTGGCCGATTGGCTGAAATGCCCGCCG ACAGCGGGTACCCAGCCTACCTTGGTGCTAGGCTCGCCTCTTTTTACGAACGAGCGGGACGCGTGAAGTGTCTGGGAAATCCCGAGAGAGAAGGCAGCGTCAGCATCGTTGGAGC TGTGTCGCCGCCTGGTGGCGATTTCTCAGACCCCGTCACGTCAGCCACATTGGGAATAGTTCAG GTGTTCTGGGGACTGGACAAAAAGTTGGCTCAGCGAAAACACTTCCCGTCTGTGAACTGGTTGATTAGTTACAGCAAGTACACAAGGGCACTAGATGAATACTACGATAAACACTTCCCGGAGTTCGTACCTCTTCGTACAAAAGCAAAGGAGATTCTCCAAGAAGAAGAGGATTTGGCTGAGATAGTGCAGCTTGTGGGAAAG GCTTCTCTGGCTGAGACCGACAAGATCACTCTGGAGGTGGCAAAACTCATTAAAGATGACTTCCTGCAGCAGAACGGCTACACACCTTACGACAG ATTCTGCCCCTTCTACAAAACGGTCGGCATCCTCTCAAACATGATCGCCTTTTACGACATGTCACGGCACGCCGTCGAGTCGACGGCTCAAAGCGACAACAAGATCACCTGGGCCATGATCAGGGAGCACCTAGGCGAGATCCTGTACAAAATCAGCTCGATGAAGTTTAAG GACCCAGTCAAAGATGGTGAAGCTAAAATAAAAGCAGAGTACGCCCAGCTGCTAGAGGACATGCAGAACGCGTTCCGGACCTTGGAGGAATGA
- the LOC130906809 gene encoding palmitoyltransferase ZDHHC23-A-like, which yields MKWEKLKPPEPDDPMCCCECDIFQNGCCCDCEDLNEAFNRWLRDKAPKSGCHSFLLVALIDNLEISLVPALVLLPLLIRVAALHYLLGIMILTALPGLVLWLYYATHKRKRRTLFFLTLALYSLAYMYYLFITEILPRGDVSQGQLCTVTTGMIFTIVSLVRTKRGPGIVSSTPHEDINGSSHLTVSVLSEASSPLSESRPVGKWSRCSICKILRPPRAGHCRTCGACVHRLDHHCVWINSCVGQGNHRSFLLTLCVFLLTSLYGISLVLRSLCPQQYLVSALFYCPGVYSQTSSAICFTCAWYSVIVTGGLLYLLVSQVVNISFNVTEREAQLALRNKTARSRLWGLAITTGTYSRGFYQNWVDFLTMADAMAGKWYLIGFASNDQWFVQHRDGMKMGTAMLNPTPDGDLDISYASLKADGTCWRMNNLAKKTDVPGKFTYTSWGNENDLRLLDVSYDQYALTHTVKTEGGNPTVVNKLYGRGVDLSPDLLEKFRQFSLQTGILPENIAFLPRNGECTAA from the exons ATGAAATGGGAGAAGTTAAAACCTCCAGAACCTGACGATCCAATGTGTTGCTGTGAATGCGACATATTCCAGAACGGGTGTTGTTGTGACTGTGAGGATCTGAATGAGGCCTTCAACAG ATGGCTGAGAGACAAGGCGCCAAAGAGTGGATGCCATtcatttctactggtagccttaATTGACAACTTGGAGATCTCCCTGGTTCCTGCACTGGTTCTTCTGCCACTCCTGATACGTGTGGCGGCGCTGCACTATCTGCTAGGTATCATGATCCTAACGGCTCTACCTGGCTTGGTGCTATGGCTCTACTATGccacccacaaaaggaaaagacGCACGCTCTTCTTCCTCACCCTGGCGCTCTACTCTCTCGCCTACATGTATTACCTCTTCATCACTGAGATTTTACCTCGTGGAGATGTGAGTCAGGGGCAACTGTGCACTGTGACCACTGGGATGATCTTCACAATTGTCTCTCTGGTTCGGACCAAGAGAGGCCCGGGGATTGTCAGTAGCACACCACATGAGGACATCAACGGTTCATCACATCTTACTGTATCAGTGCTGTCAGAGGCCTCCTCACCTCTCTCAGAATCAAGACCTGTGGGAAAATGGAGCCGCTGTTCTATTTGCAAAATCCTACGACCACCTCGAGCGGGACACTGTAGAACATGCGGAGCATGTGTACATCGCCTGGACCACCACTGTGTCTG GATAAACAGTTGTGTAGGACAGGGTAACCACCGCAGCTTCCTGTTGACTCTGTGTGTGTTCCTGCTGACATCTCTGTACGGGATCAGTTTGGTGCTCCGCAGCCTGTGCCCTCAACAGTATCTAGTCAGCGCACTCTTCTACTGCCCTGGGGTCTACTCTCAAACCAG cTCAGCAATCTGCTTCACCTGTGCCTGGTACAGTGTCATAGTTACAGGGGGGCTGCTGTACCTATTGGTGTCACAAGTAGTGAATATCAGCTTCAACGTGACCGAGCGAGAAGCTCAGCTGGCCCTGAGGAACAAAACGGCTCGAAGTCGTCTGTGGGGGCTCGCCATCACCACGGGAACATATTCACGGGGCTTCTACCAGAACTGGGTTGACTTCCTCACTATGGCTGATGCC ATGGCAGGAAAGTGGTACCTGATCGGTTTTGCCTCAAATGACCAATGGTTTGTCCAACACCGTGATGGCATGAAAATGGGCACAGCCATGCTCAACCCGACTCCAGACGGTGACCTGGATATTTCATATGCAAGTCTAAA AGCTGATGGAACATGTTGGAGAATGAACAACCTTGCCAAGAAGACTGATGTGCCTGGAAAGTTCACATACACAA GTTGGGGGAATGAAAATGACCTGCGTCTGCTGGACGTCAGTTACGACCAGTACGCCTTAACACACACCGTTAAGACAGAAGGGGGTAACCCCACTGTTGTAAACAAGCTATATG GTCGTGGAGTGGATCTCAGCCCAGATCTGCTGGAGAAATTCAGGCAGTTCTCTCTACAAACCGGAATTCTACCTGAAAACATTGCGTTCCTCCCAAGAAATG GTGAGTGCACAGCTGCCTAG